Proteins encoded together in one Triticum dicoccoides isolate Atlit2015 ecotype Zavitan chromosome 7B, WEW_v2.0, whole genome shotgun sequence window:
- the LOC119338934 gene encoding uncharacterized protein LOC119338934, producing MGRARRDRGSATSKSDAADGAKPPTGSSTTHVRQSVLYSARRGPRGRKGRPVEEHTGEVSNSELGHTSADLSQFDALTLNTTPPTLQLSDRVEEHSTEVRSTGPNGTGADLSKDEGISLNVTSPAYESTDGAVVHGSNMDIGVPDSTIEKQPAVQEALSPRSEERRRRINQYLAEHTYNDVLEAMVAVKNGFCNPPKKVSNPNKSSEKLSLPDSPQSPHRLDTQSSQTKIQCGESTKQIIKNGKLWMEKEVMKAFKKCIIEGEGLRGVKFELDELLHQCFSVETHEKMFHHYNFTVRMKEAGSDKWSSTLYFAQVKEMYGRKFYFCYPLDPNEDGICYACKNQGMDALRHPAVPIGYETGQPDAGRPFVDDDSDDDCSIKLDNDDFVWAFEQVFCKGVRS from the exons ATGGGCCGAGCTCGGCGTGACCGCGGCTCTGCAACGAGCAAGTCTGATGCGGCCGATGGAGCAAAACC GCCAACTGGATCTTCTACAACTCATGTGAGGCAGAGTGTTCTGTATTCGGCCCGAAGGGGACCTCGAGGCAGAAAAGGACGACC GGTGGAGGAGCATACAGGTGAGGTGAGCAACAGTGAGCTTGGGCATACAAGTGCAGACCTGTCACAGTTTGATGCCCTGACGCTGAATACCACACCTCCTACACTTCAATTATCTGATAG GGTCGAGGAGCATTCTACCGAGGTGAGAAGCACTGGGCCTAACGGTACAGGTGCAGACCTGTCAAAAGATGAGGGCATTTCGCTGAATGTCACATCTCCTGCATATGAGTCAACTGATGG GGCTGTGGTGCATGGCAGCAACATGGACATCGGTGTGCCTGATTCTACAATTGAGAAGCAACCAGCTGTTCAGGAAGCATTATCCCCGAG GTCAGAAGAAAGGCGGCGGAGAATAAATCAATACCTCGCTGAACATACATATAATGACGTCTTAGAGGCCATGGTTGCTGTGAAAAATGGCTTCTGCAACCCACCCAAAAAGGTTTCCAACCCCAACAAGTCATCAGAAAAGCTTTCCTTGCCTGATTCACCACAGTCTCCGCATCGACTGGATACTCAATCCTCGCAGACAAAAATACA GTGTGGAGAATCTACAAAACAAATCATTAAAAACGGGAAACTATGGATGGAGAAGGAAgtcatgaaggcttttaagaagTGCATCATAGAAGGGGAGGGATTGAGA GGTGTGAAGTTTGAACTAGACGAGCTTCTGCACCAGTGTTTCAGTGTGGAGACACATGAGAAGATGTTCCACCACTACAACTTCACGGTGAGGATGAAGGAAGCTGGCTCAGACAAGTGGTCATCAACTCTCTATTTTGCGCAAGTGAAGGAAATGTATGGTCGAAAGTTTTATTTCTGCTATCCACTGGATCCAAATGAAGATG GTATCTGTTATGCGTGCAAGAATCAGGGGATGGATGCATTGCGGCACCCTGCCGTTCCTATCGGATACGAGACTGGCCAGCCTGATGCGGGACGTCCCTTCGTCGATGACGACTCTGATGATGATTGCAGTATAAAACTAGACAATGACGATTTTGTGTGGGCCTTCGAACAGGTCTTCTGCAAGGGAGTACGCTCCTGA